One region of Enterobacter ludwigii genomic DNA includes:
- the corA gene encoding magnesium/cobalt transporter CorA — MLSAFQLENNRLTRLEAEESQPLIDAVWVDLVEPDDDERLRVQSELGQSLATRPELEDIEASARFFEDEDGLHIHSFFFFEDAEDHAGNSTVAFTIRDGRLFTLRERELPAFRLYRMRARSQAMVDGNAYELLLDLFETKIEQLADEIENIYSDLEKLSRVIMEGHQGDEYDEALSTLAELEDIGWKVRLCLMDTQRALNFLVRKARLPGGQLEQAREILRDIESLLPHNESLFQKVNFLMQAAMGFINIEQNRIIKIFSVVSVVFLPPTLVASSYGMNFEFMPELKWSFGYPGAIIFMILAGLAPYLYFKRRNWL, encoded by the coding sequence ATGTTGAGCGCATTTCAACTCGAAAATAACCGACTGACTCGGCTTGAAGCCGAAGAGTCACAGCCCCTCATTGATGCCGTATGGGTGGATCTGGTCGAGCCGGACGACGATGAACGCCTTCGCGTACAATCTGAGCTGGGACAAAGCCTGGCGACTCGCCCGGAACTGGAAGATATCGAAGCATCTGCGCGTTTTTTTGAAGATGAAGACGGTCTGCACATCCACTCCTTCTTCTTCTTTGAAGACGCCGAAGACCACGCGGGCAACTCCACCGTGGCATTTACCATCCGCGATGGTCGCTTGTTTACGCTGCGCGAACGCGAACTGCCTGCGTTTCGTCTCTATCGCATGCGCGCCCGTAGCCAGGCGATGGTGGACGGCAATGCCTATGAGCTGCTGCTTGACCTGTTCGAAACCAAAATTGAACAGCTGGCGGATGAGATTGAAAACATCTACAGCGATCTGGAAAAGCTGAGCCGCGTGATCATGGAGGGCCATCAGGGCGATGAGTACGACGAAGCACTCTCCACGCTGGCGGAGCTGGAAGATATCGGCTGGAAGGTGCGTTTGTGTCTGATGGATACCCAGCGTGCGCTGAACTTCCTGGTGCGTAAAGCGCGTCTGCCGGGTGGTCAGCTGGAGCAGGCGCGTGAGATTTTACGTGATATCGAATCCCTGCTGCCGCACAACGAATCCTTGTTCCAGAAGGTGAACTTCCTGATGCAGGCAGCGATGGGCTTTATCAACATCGAGCAGAACCGCATTATCAAGATCTTCTCGGTGGTTTCCGTGGTGTTCCTGCCACCGACGCTGGTGGCGTCGAGCTACGGGATGAACTTTGAGTTTATGCCAGAGCTGAAGTGGAGTTTTGGTTACCCTGGCGCGATTATCTTTATGATCCTCGCCGGGCTGGCGCCGTATCTGTACTTTAAGCGTCGTAACTGGCTGTAA
- the uvrD gene encoding DNA helicase II codes for MDVSYLLDSLNDKQREAVAASRTNLLVLAGAGSGKTRVLVHRIAWLQSVENCSPYSIMAVTFTNKAAAEMRHRIAQLMGTSQGGMWVGTFHGLAHRLLRAHHMDANLPQDFQILDSEDQLRLLKRLIKAMNLDEKQWPPRQAMWYINGQKDEGLRPHHIQSFGNPVEQTWQNVYKAYQEACDRAGLVDFAELLLRAHELWLNKPHILQHYRERFTNILVDEFQDTNNIQYAWIRLLAGDTGKVMIVGDDDQSIYGWRGAQVENIQRFLNDFPGAQTIRLEQNYRSTSNILSAANALIENNNGRLGKKLWTDGVDGEPISIYCAFNELDEARFVVNRIKTWQDNGGALEQCAILYRSNAQSRVLEEALLQVGMPYRIYGGMRFFERQEIKDALSYLRLIANRNDDAAFERVVNTPTRGIGDRTLDVVRQASRDRQLTLWQACRELLQEKALAGRAASALQRFLELIDALAQETTDMPLHVQTDRVIKDSGLRTMYEQEKGEKGQTRIENLEELVTATRQFSYNEEDEDLMPLQAFLSHAALEAGEGQADTWQDAVQLMTLHSAKGLEFPQVFIVGMEEGMFPSQMSLDEGGRLEEERRLAYVGVTRAMQKLTLTYAETRRLYGKEVYHRPSRFIGELPEECVEEVRLRASISRPVSHQRMGSPIAETDTGYKLGQRVRHSKFGEGTIVNLEGSGEHSRLQVAFQGQGIKWLVAAYAKLETV; via the coding sequence ATGGACGTTTCTTACCTGCTCGACAGCCTTAATGACAAACAGCGTGAAGCCGTAGCGGCCTCGCGGACTAACCTGCTGGTGCTGGCTGGGGCGGGCAGTGGTAAGACGCGCGTGCTGGTTCACCGTATCGCCTGGTTACAGAGCGTGGAGAACTGTTCGCCATACTCCATCATGGCGGTAACCTTTACCAACAAGGCGGCGGCAGAGATGCGCCACCGTATCGCACAGCTGATGGGCACCAGCCAGGGCGGCATGTGGGTGGGGACTTTCCACGGCCTGGCGCACCGTCTGCTGCGCGCGCACCATATGGATGCCAACCTGCCGCAGGATTTCCAGATCCTCGACAGCGAAGATCAGCTCCGCTTGCTGAAGCGCCTGATTAAGGCGATGAACCTCGACGAGAAGCAGTGGCCGCCGCGTCAGGCGATGTGGTACATCAACGGTCAGAAAGACGAGGGGCTGCGCCCGCACCATATTCAGAGCTTTGGCAACCCGGTTGAGCAGACCTGGCAGAACGTCTACAAGGCTTATCAGGAAGCGTGCGATCGCGCCGGTCTGGTGGACTTCGCCGAGCTGCTGCTGCGCGCTCACGAACTATGGCTTAACAAACCGCACATCCTGCAGCACTACCGCGAACGCTTTACCAATATCCTGGTGGACGAATTCCAGGATACCAACAACATCCAGTATGCGTGGATCCGTCTGCTTGCGGGTGATACCGGAAAGGTGATGATCGTGGGCGATGACGACCAGTCCATCTATGGCTGGCGTGGGGCGCAAGTGGAGAACATCCAGCGCTTCCTCAACGATTTCCCCGGTGCACAGACCATCCGTCTGGAACAGAACTACCGCTCAACCAGCAACATCCTGAGCGCGGCCAACGCCCTGATTGAAAATAACAACGGGCGTCTGGGTAAAAAGTTGTGGACCGATGGCGTCGACGGCGAACCGATTTCAATTTACTGCGCATTTAACGAGCTCGACGAAGCTCGCTTCGTGGTGAATCGCATCAAAACCTGGCAGGACAACGGCGGCGCGCTGGAACAGTGCGCCATTCTCTACCGCAGCAACGCCCAGTCACGCGTGCTGGAAGAGGCGCTGCTACAGGTGGGCATGCCGTACCGTATTTACGGCGGTATGCGTTTCTTCGAACGCCAGGAAATCAAAGATGCGCTCTCGTATCTGCGCCTGATCGCTAACCGTAACGACGACGCGGCTTTTGAGCGTGTGGTGAATACACCAACCCGTGGTATCGGTGACCGTACGCTGGACGTCGTACGTCAGGCATCGCGCGACCGCCAGCTAACGCTGTGGCAGGCGTGCCGCGAGCTGCTGCAGGAAAAAGCGCTCGCCGGACGTGCTGCCAGCGCGCTGCAGCGTTTCCTCGAACTGATTGATGCTCTGGCGCAGGAAACCACCGACATGCCGCTGCACGTGCAGACCGACCGGGTGATTAAAGACTCCGGCCTGAGAACCATGTACGAGCAGGAAAAGGGCGAGAAGGGCCAGACCCGTATTGAGAACTTAGAGGAACTGGTCACGGCAACGCGCCAGTTCAGCTACAACGAAGAAGACGAAGACCTGATGCCGCTGCAGGCGTTTCTCTCTCACGCCGCGCTGGAAGCGGGCGAAGGGCAGGCGGATACCTGGCAGGATGCGGTTCAACTGATGACCCTGCACTCCGCCAAAGGTCTGGAATTCCCGCAGGTGTTTATCGTCGGTATGGAAGAGGGGATGTTCCCGAGCCAGATGTCGCTGGATGAAGGTGGCCGTCTGGAAGAGGAGCGTCGTCTGGCCTATGTGGGCGTCACCCGTGCGATGCAAAAGCTGACGCTGACCTACGCCGAAACCCGACGTCTGTACGGTAAAGAGGTGTATCATCGTCCATCGCGCTTTATTGGCGAGTTGCCGGAAGAGTGTGTGGAAGAGGTGCGTCTGCGTGCGAGCATCAGCCGTCCGGTCAGCCATCAGCGTATGGGCTCGCCGATTGCGGAAACCGACACCGGTTACAAGCTGGGCCAGCGCGTACGCCATTCGAAGTTTGGCGAAGGCACCATTGTGAATCTGGAAGGCAGCGGCGAGCATAGCCGCCTGCAGGTGGCGTTCCAGGGGCAGGGGATCAAATGGCTGGTGGCGGCCTATGCGAAGCTGGAAACAGTCTAA
- the pldA gene encoding phospholipase A — translation MRTYLAWLLAAVALPFTAIAQEATIKEVHDQPAVHGSIIANLLQEHDNPFTLYPYDTNYVIYTQTSDLNKEAISSYNWADNARKDEVKYQLSLAFPFWRGILGPNSVFGASYTQKSWWQLSNSGESSPFRETNYEPQLFLGFATDYEFAGWTLRDVEVGFNHDSNGRSDPTSRSWNRAYTRLMAQNGNLMVEVKPWYVVGSTDDNPDITKYMGYYQLKIGYQLGDAVLSAKGQYNWNTGYGGAELGLSYPMTKHVRIYTQVYSGYGESLIDYNFNQTRVGVGVMLNDIF, via the coding sequence ATGCGGACGTATCTGGCCTGGTTACTGGCCGCGGTTGCGCTGCCCTTCACAGCAATTGCGCAGGAAGCGACGATAAAAGAGGTGCATGACCAACCTGCCGTTCACGGCAGCATTATCGCGAACCTGCTTCAGGAGCATGACAATCCGTTCACGCTCTATCCTTATGACACCAACTACGTGATTTACACTCAGACCAGCGATCTCAATAAAGAGGCGATAAGCTCCTATAACTGGGCTGATAATGCGCGTAAAGATGAAGTGAAGTATCAGCTCAGCCTCGCATTCCCGTTCTGGCGCGGCATTCTGGGGCCAAACTCGGTATTCGGCGCGTCTTATACGCAGAAATCCTGGTGGCAGTTATCTAACAGCGGGGAGTCATCGCCGTTCCGTGAAACTAACTATGAGCCGCAGCTGTTCCTTGGTTTTGCAACGGATTACGAGTTCGCCGGCTGGACGTTGCGTGACGTCGAGGTAGGTTTCAACCACGATTCAAACGGTCGTTCTGACCCAACGTCACGTAGCTGGAACCGTGCCTATACACGCCTGATGGCGCAGAATGGCAATTTGATGGTGGAAGTGAAGCCGTGGTACGTGGTGGGGAGCACCGATGACAACCCGGATATCACCAAATATATGGGCTACTATCAGCTCAAGATTGGTTATCAACTGGGTGATGCGGTGCTGAGCGCCAAAGGCCAGTACAACTGGAATACCGGCTACGGCGGCGCAGAGCTGGGCTTAAGCTACCCGATGACCAAACATGTGCGTATTTATACCCAGGTCTACAGCGGTTACGGCGAGTCGCTCATCGACTATAACTTCAACCAGACCCGCGTGGGTGTGGGCGTGATGCTGAACGATATTTTCTAG
- the recQ gene encoding ATP-dependent DNA helicase RecQ, producing the protein MAQAEVLNQESLAKQVLHETFGYQQFRPGQETIIETVLEGRDCLVVMPTGGGKSLCYQVPALVLNGLTVVVSPLISLMKDQVDQLLANGVAAACLNSTQTREQQQEVMAGCRTGQILLLYIAPERLMLDNFLDHLAHWNPVLLAVDEAHCISQWGHDFRPEYAALGQLRQRFPELPFMALTATADDTTRLDIVRLLGLNDPLIQVSSFDRPNIRYMLMEKFKPLDQLLRYVQEQRGKSGIIYCNSRAKVEDTAARLQNRGFSAAAYHAGLENHIRADVQEKFQRDDLQIVVATVAFGMGINKPNVRFVVHFDIPRNIESYYQETGRAGRDGLPAEAMLFYDPADMAWLRRCLEEKPQGQLQDIERHKLNAMGAFAEAQTCRRLVLLNYFGEGRQESCGNCDICLDPPKQYDGLMDARKALSTIYRVNQRFGMGYVVEVLRGANNQRIRDMGHDKLPVYGIGKDQSHEHWVSIIRQLIHLGFATQNIAQHSALQLTEAARPVLRGDIELKLAVPRVIALKPRVMQKSYGGNYDRKLFAKLRKLRKAIADEENIPPYVVFNDATLIEMAEQMPLSASEMLSVNGVGTRKLERFGKEFMALIRSHADGDDEE; encoded by the coding sequence GTGGCGCAGGCGGAAGTATTGAATCAGGAGTCGCTGGCTAAACAGGTTTTGCATGAAACCTTTGGCTACCAGCAGTTCCGCCCTGGCCAGGAAACCATCATTGAAACCGTGCTGGAAGGTCGTGATTGCCTGGTGGTGATGCCGACCGGTGGCGGTAAATCACTCTGTTATCAGGTGCCCGCGCTGGTGCTTAACGGCCTGACGGTCGTGGTATCGCCACTTATTTCTCTGATGAAAGACCAGGTTGACCAGCTGCTTGCCAACGGCGTGGCGGCGGCCTGTCTTAACTCCACGCAGACCCGCGAGCAGCAGCAAGAGGTGATGGCCGGGTGCCGCACCGGGCAGATCCTCCTGCTGTATATCGCGCCGGAACGCCTGATGCTGGATAACTTCCTCGACCATCTAGCGCACTGGAATCCGGTGCTGCTGGCGGTAGATGAAGCACACTGTATTTCCCAGTGGGGACACGATTTCCGCCCGGAATACGCGGCCCTCGGCCAGCTCCGTCAGCGCTTCCCCGAGCTTCCGTTTATGGCGCTTACCGCCACGGCGGACGACACCACGCGGCTGGATATTGTCCGTCTGCTGGGGCTGAACGACCCGTTGATTCAGGTCAGCAGTTTCGATCGCCCGAATATCCGCTACATGCTGATGGAAAAATTCAAGCCGCTGGATCAGCTCTTGCGCTATGTGCAGGAGCAGCGCGGCAAGTCAGGCATTATTTACTGCAACAGCCGCGCAAAAGTGGAAGACACGGCTGCGCGTCTGCAAAACCGTGGCTTTAGCGCTGCGGCTTATCATGCCGGGTTAGAAAACCACATTCGCGCCGACGTGCAGGAGAAATTCCAGCGTGACGACCTGCAAATTGTGGTCGCGACGGTGGCATTTGGGATGGGGATTAATAAACCCAACGTGCGCTTTGTTGTGCACTTCGACATCCCGCGAAATATTGAATCCTACTATCAGGAAACCGGCCGCGCCGGGCGTGACGGCCTGCCTGCGGAAGCAATGCTGTTTTACGATCCGGCCGATATGGCATGGCTGCGCCGCTGTCTGGAAGAGAAACCGCAGGGACAGCTGCAGGATATCGAGCGCCATAAGCTCAACGCGATGGGGGCCTTTGCCGAAGCGCAAACCTGCCGCCGTCTGGTGTTGCTCAACTATTTTGGTGAAGGGCGTCAGGAGTCGTGCGGTAACTGCGATATCTGTCTTGATCCTCCTAAACAGTACGATGGTCTGATGGATGCGCGTAAGGCGCTCTCGACCATTTACCGTGTAAATCAACGCTTCGGCATGGGCTACGTGGTTGAAGTGCTGCGCGGCGCCAATAACCAGCGTATCCGCGACATGGGCCACGACAAGTTGCCAGTGTACGGTATTGGCAAAGACCAGAGCCACGAGCACTGGGTCAGTATTATTCGTCAGCTAATTCACCTTGGCTTTGCCACACAGAATATCGCCCAGCACTCCGCACTGCAGCTTACCGAAGCCGCGCGTCCGGTGCTGCGCGGTGATATCGAACTCAAGCTTGCCGTACCACGCGTCATCGCCCTCAAACCGCGCGTGATGCAGAAATCCTACGGTGGCAATTACGACCGTAAGCTGTTCGCCAAACTGCGCAAGCTGCGAAAAGCCATTGCCGATGAAGAGAATATCCCGCCTTATGTCGTCTTCAACGACGCGACGCTGATTGAGATGGCCGAACAGATGCCGCTGAGCGCCAGCGAAATGCTCAGCGTCAACGGTGTTGGCACACGTAAGCTCGAACGTTTTGGCAAAGAGTTTATGGCGCTCATCCGTTCTCACGCCGACGGTGATGATGAGGAGTAG
- the rhtC gene encoding threonine export protein RhtC — protein MLMLFLTVALVHIVALMSPGPDFFFVSQTAVSRSRKEAMMGVLGITMGVMVWAAVALLGLNLILAKMAWLHNIIMVGGGLYLCWMGYQMLRGALKKEEKKPEEPKVELATGGRSFVKGLLTNLANPKAIIYFGSVFSLFVGDSVGAGARWGIFLLIVVETFAWFTIVASLFALPAMRRGYQRIAKWIDCVAGALFAGFGIHLIISR, from the coding sequence ATGTTAATGCTATTTCTCACCGTGGCGTTAGTGCACATCGTTGCGCTGATGAGCCCGGGCCCTGACTTTTTCTTTGTATCACAAACGGCCGTCAGCCGCTCCCGCAAAGAGGCGATGATGGGGGTACTGGGTATCACCATGGGCGTGATGGTCTGGGCGGCGGTGGCACTGCTCGGTCTGAACCTGATCCTGGCAAAGATGGCCTGGCTGCATAACATCATTATGGTTGGCGGCGGGCTGTACCTGTGCTGGATGGGCTACCAGATGCTGCGCGGGGCGCTGAAGAAAGAAGAGAAAAAACCAGAAGAGCCAAAGGTTGAGCTGGCAACGGGCGGCCGCAGCTTTGTGAAGGGGCTGCTGACCAATCTGGCAAACCCAAAAGCGATTATCTATTTCGGCTCCGTGTTCTCGCTGTTTGTGGGTGATAGCGTTGGTGCGGGCGCACGCTGGGGTATTTTCCTGCTGATCGTCGTTGAGACGTTTGCGTGGTTCACCATTGTTGCAAGCCTGTTTGCCTTACCGGCGATGCGCCGTGGCTATCAGCGCATCGCGAAGTGGATCGACTGCGTTGCCGGCGCGCTGTTCGCCGGCTTTGGTATTCATCTCATCATTTCTCGCTAA
- the pldB gene encoding lysophospholipase L2, translated as MFQQKKDWETRENAFAAFSMGPLTDFWRQREEDEFTGVGDIPVRFVRFRNVKNDRVIVVCPGRIESYIKYAELAYDLVHLGFDVLIIDHRGQGLSGRLLSDTHRGHVDNFSDYVDDLAAFWQQEVEPGPWRKRYILAHSMGGAISTLFLQRYEHQCDAIALTAPMYGIVMRFPDWMVRHILDWAEGHQRIREGYAIGTGRWRALPFAMNVLTHSRQRYRRNLRFYADEPRLRVGGPTYHWVREGILAGEQVLAGAGDDDTPTLLIQAEEERVVDNRMHDRFCELRAAAGHPCEGGKPLVINGAYHEILFEKDAMRSVALNAIVEFFNRHN; from the coding sequence ATGTTTCAGCAGAAAAAGGACTGGGAAACACGAGAAAACGCATTTGCTGCTTTCTCTATGGGGCCGCTGACCGATTTCTGGCGGCAGCGTGAGGAAGATGAGTTTACGGGCGTCGGTGATATTCCGGTACGCTTCGTGCGTTTCCGCAATGTGAAGAACGATCGGGTGATCGTCGTCTGCCCTGGGCGCATCGAGAGCTACATCAAATACGCCGAACTGGCTTATGATCTTGTCCATCTTGGCTTTGATGTGTTGATTATCGACCATCGTGGGCAGGGGCTTTCTGGTCGTCTGTTATCGGACACGCACCGCGGTCATGTGGATAATTTCAGCGATTATGTCGACGATCTTGCCGCGTTCTGGCAGCAGGAAGTTGAACCTGGTCCATGGCGTAAGCGCTATATTCTGGCGCACTCTATGGGTGGGGCAATCTCTACGCTATTTTTACAGCGCTATGAGCACCAGTGCGATGCCATTGCGCTTACCGCGCCAATGTATGGCATCGTCATGCGTTTTCCTGACTGGATGGTGCGCCATATTCTCGATTGGGCTGAGGGCCATCAGCGCATTCGTGAAGGCTATGCCATCGGGACGGGGCGCTGGCGTGCATTGCCGTTTGCAATGAACGTGTTAACCCACAGCCGACAGCGTTATCGTCGTAACCTGCGTTTTTATGCCGATGAACCACGCCTGCGCGTTGGCGGTCCGACCTATCATTGGGTGCGGGAAGGTATTCTTGCCGGGGAACAGGTGCTTGCTGGCGCGGGTGATGATGACACGCCAACACTTCTGATTCAGGCTGAAGAAGAGCGTGTGGTGGATAACCGCATGCACGATCGTTTTTGTGAACTCCGCGCTGCCGCCGGTCACCCCTGTGAAGGGGGAAAACCGCTGGTCATCAACGGCGCGTACCATGAGATCCTTTTTGAAAAGGACGCTATGCGCTCAGTCGCGCTCAACGCCATTGTTGAATTTTTCAACAGGCATAACTGA
- the yigL gene encoding sugar/pyridoxal phosphate phosphatase YigL, producing MYQVVASDLDGTLLSPDHTLSPYAKETLKLLTARGVNFVFATGRHHVDVGQIRDNLEIKSYMITSNGARVHDTDGNLIFAHNLDRDIAADLFGVVHNNPDIVTNVYRDDEWFMNRHRPDEMRFFKEAVFNYTLYEPALLEPEGISKVFFTCESHEELLPLEQAINARWGDRVNVSFSTLTCLEVMAGGVSKGHALEAVAKRLGFELKDCIAFGDGMNDAEMLSMAGKGCIMENAHQRLKDLHPELEVIGTNGDNAVPKYLRKLFLE from the coding sequence ATGTACCAGGTTGTTGCATCTGATTTAGATGGCACGCTGCTTTCCCCCGACCACACCCTGTCGCCTTACGCGAAAGAGACCTTAAAGCTTCTGACTGCCCGTGGCGTGAACTTTGTGTTTGCCACCGGCCGCCACCACGTAGACGTGGGGCAGATCCGCGATAATCTGGAAATCAAATCGTACATGATCACCTCTAACGGTGCGCGCGTACACGATACGGACGGCAACCTGATTTTCGCGCATAACCTTGATCGCGATATCGCCGCCGATCTGTTCGGCGTGGTGCACAACAACCCGGATATCGTGACTAACGTCTATCGTGATGATGAGTGGTTTATGAACCGCCACCGCCCTGACGAAATGCGTTTCTTCAAGGAAGCGGTATTCAACTACACCCTGTACGAGCCAGCCCTGCTTGAACCTGAAGGTATCAGCAAGGTGTTCTTCACCTGCGAAAGCCACGAAGAATTGCTGCCGCTGGAGCAGGCGATCAACGCTCGCTGGGGCGACCGTGTTAACGTGAGTTTCTCAACGCTGACCTGTCTGGAAGTGATGGCCGGGGGCGTATCCAAAGGCCATGCGCTGGAAGCGGTTGCGAAGCGTCTGGGCTTCGAGCTGAAAGACTGTATCGCCTTTGGTGACGGTATGAACGATGCCGAAATGCTTTCGATGGCAGGCAAGGGCTGCATTATGGAGAACGCGCACCAGCGTCTGAAAGACCTGCACCCGGAGCTGGAAGTGATCGGCACCAACGGCGACAACGCGGTACCAAAATATCTGCGCAAGCTGTTCCTTGAATAA
- a CDS encoding thioesterase family protein — MSAMLTAEEVLKLVGEIFVYHMPFNRALGLELERYEKDFAQLSFNNQPMMVGNWAQSILHGGVIASALDVAAGLVCVGSTLTRHDTINEDELRQRLSRMGTIDLRVDYLRPGRGNRFTCTSSLLRAGNKVAVARVELHNEEQVYIASATATYMVG, encoded by the coding sequence ATGTCAGCCATGCTTACCGCCGAAGAAGTTTTAAAACTCGTGGGCGAGATTTTTGTCTACCATATGCCGTTTAACCGTGCGCTGGGGCTGGAGCTGGAGCGTTACGAGAAAGACTTTGCCCAGCTGAGCTTCAACAACCAGCCGATGATGGTGGGCAACTGGGCACAAAGTATTTTGCACGGCGGGGTGATTGCCTCCGCGCTCGACGTGGCGGCAGGCCTGGTCTGCGTGGGCAGTACGCTGACGCGTCATGACACCATCAATGAAGATGAACTGCGCCAGCGCCTGTCGCGCATGGGCACTATTGATTTACGTGTCGACTATCTTCGTCCTGGGCGCGGAAATCGTTTTACCTGCACCAGCAGCCTGCTGCGCGCGGGGAATAAAGTTGCCGTGGCGCGCGTTGAATTACACAACGAAGAACAGGTTTACATTGCCAGCGCAACCGCCACTTATATGGTGGGTTGA
- the rarD gene encoding EamA family transporter RarD, which produces MDAKQTRQGVLLALAAYFIWGIAPAYFKLIAYVPADEILTHRVIWSFFFMIALMSLSRQWSGVKTLLQTPKKIFLLALSAVLIGGNWLLFIWAVNNHHMLEASLGYFINPLVNIVLGMIFLGERFRRMQWLAVILAFCGVLVQLWTFGSLPIIALGLAFSFAFYGLVRKKIAVEAQTGMLFETLWLLPVAAIYLFGIADSATSHMGSNPWSLNLMLMAAGVVTTIPLLCFTGAATRLRLSTLGFFQYIGPTLMFLLAVVFYGEVPGADKMVTFAFIWVALAIFVADAIYTQRRTRRGM; this is translated from the coding sequence ATGGATGCTAAACAGACGCGGCAGGGCGTTTTACTCGCTCTTGCCGCTTATTTTATTTGGGGTATCGCCCCGGCGTATTTCAAGCTTATTGCCTACGTTCCGGCTGATGAGATCCTCACTCACCGCGTCATCTGGTCGTTCTTCTTTATGATCGCGCTGATGAGCCTCAGCCGTCAGTGGTCGGGTGTCAAAACGCTGCTGCAAACACCGAAGAAAATTTTCCTGCTGGCGCTCTCTGCGGTGCTGATTGGCGGTAACTGGCTGCTGTTTATCTGGGCCGTGAATAACCACCATATGCTTGAAGCGAGCCTCGGTTACTTTATTAACCCACTGGTGAACATTGTGCTGGGGATGATTTTCCTCGGTGAACGCTTCCGACGTATGCAGTGGCTGGCGGTGATCCTTGCATTCTGCGGTGTACTGGTGCAGCTATGGACCTTCGGTTCACTGCCGATCATCGCGCTGGGGCTGGCGTTCAGCTTTGCGTTCTACGGTCTGGTGCGTAAGAAAATCGCGGTGGAAGCACAAACCGGGATGCTGTTTGAAACCCTGTGGCTGCTGCCGGTCGCGGCAATTTACCTGTTTGGTATCGCTGACAGCGCCACCAGCCACATGGGCAGCAACCCATGGTCGCTGAACCTGATGCTGATGGCAGCAGGCGTGGTGACCACCATTCCATTGCTGTGCTTTACCGGAGCGGCAACGCGCCTGCGTCTCTCCACGCTGGGCTTCTTCCAGTATATTGGCCCGACGCTGATGTTCCTGCTGGCAGTGGTGTTTTACGGCGAAGTGCCGGGGGCGGATAAGATGGTGACGTTCGCCTTTATCTGGGTGGCGCTGGCGATTTTCGTTGCCGATGCCATTTATACCCAGCGCAGGACCCGCAGAGGAATGTAG
- the rhtB gene encoding homoserine/homoserine lactone efflux protein, translated as MTFEWWFAYLLTSIILSLSPGSGAINTMTTSINHGYRGAAASIAGLQTGLGIHIVLVGIGLGTLFSRSVLAFEVLKWAGAAYLIWLGIQQWRAAGSINLNTLAQSQTRGRLFKRAVFVNLTNPKSIVFLAALFPQFIAPHQPQVMQYVVLGATTIIVDIIVMIGYATLAQRIAAWIKGPKQMKALNKVFGSLFMLVGALLASARHA; from the coding sequence ATGACCTTCGAGTGGTGGTTCGCCTACCTGCTGACATCCATTATCCTCAGCCTTTCACCGGGCTCAGGTGCTATTAACACAATGACCACCTCCATCAACCACGGCTATCGCGGTGCGGCGGCGTCGATTGCCGGTTTGCAGACCGGGCTGGGCATTCATATTGTGCTGGTCGGGATTGGTCTGGGGACGCTGTTCTCCCGCTCTGTGCTGGCGTTCGAAGTACTGAAATGGGCCGGTGCAGCGTACCTGATTTGGCTGGGTATTCAGCAGTGGCGCGCGGCAGGTTCGATTAATCTCAACACGCTTGCCCAGTCGCAAACCCGTGGTCGTCTGTTCAAACGTGCAGTATTTGTAAACCTGACCAACCCGAAAAGCATTGTTTTCCTGGCTGCCCTGTTCCCGCAGTTTATCGCTCCACATCAACCACAGGTGATGCAGTATGTGGTGCTGGGCGCGACCACCATTATCGTCGATATCATCGTGATGATTGGTTATGCGACGCTGGCACAGCGAATTGCGGCGTGGATTAAAGGGCCTAAACAGATGAAGGCCCTGAATAAAGTGTTTGGTTCGCTGTTTATGCTGGTGGGCGCGCTGCTTGCATCAGCGCGTCACGCTTAG